The following proteins come from a genomic window of Salvia hispanica cultivar TCC Black 2014 chromosome 4, UniMelb_Shisp_WGS_1.0, whole genome shotgun sequence:
- the LOC125220284 gene encoding uncharacterized protein LOC125220284, translating into MNMFNHGNTVTFPEGPHIDANTLKLIGVEEDAIRVRLFPFSLTNSAKEWFECMPLEKVSTWKDIVAAFLDKYYPPGITLKLKSEIFQFIQGHDEPLYEAFARFKAPLPKCPNHGFTMDHQVGILYNGFNQKIYAMLDSGANGGFLRKSGEDAMAVIEEFATNGRGWSKERHNMKRIVAIEEAEESSFAKELAQLRVRVDQMDTSRKEDPIPPTSIIAVSKPETHAPVVEEINYMQGGGSNRNYNNNYRPNQGGGFSVGKGGVVETTKKEEKYDQGITRILEVIAQDRQVNDTKIRVVKARINNLEQGMNTISTAIANINTQMEQIQKKLDEDRAKAAVGVDDINKKWGAKQKSGDCPVDGGPLLPPQRAAAEAPNGGCPAVGGPPHTPRRAATETAEPPTQQGLVRHNGIEIPKYAKLLREAVMMKKKPTKADLKLPHHCSEIIQKERAVKQRDPGQFIIRCRIGEGKVDMALCDLGSSINLMPLKYYEKLNIGPLKTSEVTLRYLRKARSATMTLSHFSKLMIWARTWEYESLEDLMSGLLERSRRRAEEMSGSFDTSMETWEKWEKKHDMILELSSNMLEKLVNSFKPSLSLILIPCIADETNFDEDPQLSHARGESRSKAKKSKLRNHLRYNLCGFNLMYPLSNSVFAQSSAATLDKLRRAWVRYKVPC; encoded by the exons atgaacatgttcaatcatGGGAATACTGTTACTTTTCCTGAAGGCCCTCATATTGATGCTAACACGCTCAAGTTAATTGGTGTCGAAGAAGATGCCATAAGGGTAAGactctttccattttcattaaCTAATTCTGCTAAAGAGTGGTTTGAGTGTATGCCCCTAGAGAAGGTTTCCACATGGAAGGATATCGTAGCTGCCTTCCTCGACAAGTACTATCCGCCAGGCATAACTTTGAAGCTGAAAAGCGAAATCTTTCAGTTCATCCAAGGCCATGACGAGCCCCTCTATGAAGCGTTTGCTCGTTTCAAAGCTCCCCTCCCAAAGTGCCCTAACCACGGTTTTACCATGGATCATCAGGTAGGAATTCTCTATAATGGatttaatcaaaaaatttatgctATGTTGGATTCAGGGGCAAACGGAGGCTTTTTGAGAAAGTCGGGTGAAGATGCCATGGCAGTGATCGAGGAATTTGCCACCAATGGCAGGGGGTGGTCGAAAGAAAGGCACAACATGAAGAGGATAGTTGCAATTGAAGAGGCCGAGGAAAGTTCTTTTGCAAAGGAATTGGCCCAACTCAGAGTTAGGGTGGACCAAATGGACACATCGAGGAAGGAGGATCCGATTCCACCAACCTCCATCATAGCGGTCTCTAAACCCGAAACTCATGCCCCGGTAGTGGAGGAAATAAACTACATGCAAGGAGGCGGTTCCAACAGAAACTACAACAATAATTATCGCCCTAATCAGGGGGGCG GATTTAGTGTTGGCAAAGGAGGAGTAGTTGAAACAACCAAAAAGGAGGAGAAGTATGACCAAGGAATCACAAGGATCTTGGAAGTAATTGCACAAGATAGACAAGTTAATGATACCAAGATCAGAGTGGTTAAAGCTAGGATAAACAACCTCGAGCAAGGAATGAACACGATCTCAACTGCCATAGCAAACATCAACACTCAAATGGAGCAAATCCAAAAGAAGTTAGATGAGGACAGGGCAAAGGCAGCCGTAGGAGTGGATGACATCAACAAGAAGTGGGGGGCAAAGCAGAAATCTGGGGACTGCCCAGTCGACGGCGGACCGCTGCTACCACCGCAGCGGGCCGCCGCTGAAGCACCGAATGGAGGTTGCCCAGCCgtcggcggaccgccgcacaccCCACGACGGGCCGCCACTGAGACGGCAGAACCACCTACACAACAGGGACTCGTGCGACACAATGGGATT GAGATACCTAAGTATGCAAAGCTACTAAGGGAGGCggtgatgatgaagaaaaagCCAACAAAAGCCGACCTTAAGCTACCGCATCATTGCAGCGAGATCATCCAAAAGGAAAGGGCAGTGAAGCAGAGAGATCCGGGCCAATTCATTATCAGATGCCGGATTGGAGAGGGAAAGGTTGACATGGCCCTATGCGATTTAGGCTCTTCCATCAATCTCATGCCACTGAAGTATTACGAAAAGCTCAACATTGGGCCGCTCAAAACTTCAGAAGTGACACTAAG gTACTTGAGGAAGGCAAGGAGCGCAACAATGACTTTGTCCCATTTTAGTAAACTTATGATATGGGCAAGGACATGGGAATACGAGAGTCTTGAAGACTTGATGAGTGGGCTCTTAGAAAGAAGCAGGAGACGTGCAGAGGAGATGTCTGGAAGCTTTGACACTTCAATGGAAACATGGGAAAAGTGGGAGAAGAAACACGATATGATACTTGAACTAAGTTCTAATATGCTTGAAAAATTGGTGAATTCTTTCaaaccttctctctctttaattttaattccttGTATTGCTGACGaaactaattttgatgaagatcCGCAATTAAGTCATGCAAGGGGGGAAAGTAGAAGCAAAgcaaaaaaatccaaattgaGGAATCATCTGAGGTACAATCTGTGTGGGTTCAATCTTATGTATCCTTTGTCAAATTCTGTGTTTGCACAATCTTCTGCTGCAACACTTGATAAGCTCCGTAGAGCGTGGGTGAGATATAAAGTTCCATGTTGA